AACAGTTATATTTGAGATTGGGAAACAATATTGGTCAGTTTAAGCTGGAGTTTACGTGGTATGACGCTGAGTATGGTCTTGTTTCAAGTCCTACAAAGCATACCCAAAAAACATTGGTGTTCGAAAAATCATGTACGTTGTACAATTTGGGTGTAGCGTTAACAGAAGTGGCAAATGAGAAAATTAATGAGGATTTTAAAACCGCCATGGTACATATGGCAAAGGCCATGGAATGTTTTAGGTATCTCTCtgaaaatttctttaattccCCCTCAGCAGATCTTCAAACTGAAAACACCAAATTCCTTTCAGATTTGTCACATGCTGAAGCTCAGGAGATGTTCTTGATCAATGCGATCAATAACGGAACATCTGAGAAACAAGCTTCTCTAATTAGTAAACTTGCATACTCCGGGTCAAATCTATATGAGAATTGTTGGGAGTTTTTAAGAACAGAGGAAGGTGGGTTAACACCTTATGGTGAGGCAAGATGGAACAGTATCGTCTCCGGTAAACACCATTTTTTTCGCTCGTTGGCTGCCTATTATAATGCATTAGCACTAGAgcaaaataacaaatacGGTGAAGCAATAGcgtttttgaaattggcTACTCAATGTCTGTCTTCCTCACTTCCATATAAATATGCTCtgaatgataattttgattttgatggCTTTGGTGAAACAATAAAGGATAAAACCAAGCAATTAATAAAGGATAACGATTATATTTTCCACGATAGTATACCCCAATCAGTATCGTTGTCTTCAATTAAAGCATTAGATGCCATAAAAGCACCTAAATGGGAAGAACAACTCAAACCGTTCATGGAAGCTATCGCACACAAATGTGAAAAGTTATATAGAGGAATTGTGCCAATGGAGGTATTTGAAAAGGAGAGTATATACTCTGAGAAAAAGGCTTCTATGCTCAGGCAGTGTATCAATGATTCAGAAACGGCAGACATGGAGTATTCTTCATTCATTGAGTTCACTCATTTGCCAAATCTACTTAGCGACCTCAAGAGAAGGTATAAGAGTCAGAATTTTTCAGGTACCACAGATCCTCAAGGTGACATGATGAGAGATCAAATACAATCTTGGATTAAAAGCATTAGTCAAAGTAAGTATAAAGATCCTGATgaacaattgaaattaataagttcaaaaaaacaagaaattttAACGCTACTAGCAGGTTTGCCCTCAgaacaaaaggaaaatgTGGTCAAACTCAAAATGGCACTTGTTGAAGCTGCTGCTTCagatgaaaaattattttcaCTAGTTCAGCCGTATGCAGCTCAATTAAGACTTCTGAAACAACCTGATGAACTATGgaaaatattcaatatgttttcaattgatgaatCTAATAAACAGAGTCTCttagatattgatgatagCAAGAATCAAGAAATTCTAGCAAAAATATCTGATATTGAGCAAATGGCAGAAGATTTGAGACTTCTAAAGGAAGAAAGAGGGCGTACACTCAAGGAACTAAAGAGTCAAactaatgatgatgatattacCAATACTTTACTGGTTAACTCAAAGGCGGAAAGTGAAGAGCTAGAAGTCATCTTTAAGAAGGAGCTAGACAAATTTAAACCTTTGACTACGAGGATTGAGGCAACCATATTTAAACAGGAATCTGTTGTTAATGAAGTCAAGAATGAGCTTGATAATGTTTTCAGTCTTTCTGGCTTAGAAAATAAGACAtcagaagaggaagagaaacagaagaagaggaaggAATTCTTCATGCAAATTGAAGAGGCGGCTACAAagtttttaatttttaataatGATTTGCCAAAGGGTCTCGAGTTTTATGATTCgcttttgaaaatgagTAAAGACCTAGCAGTATCTGTAAAAGTCCAAAATAATGCTAGTGGAAGTGACAATAATAGCAACAATGGGTATGTAAGTGGGAATGTTATTCCACCATCACTACCACCGCAGCCAAGAAACGTAGGTTCCAGCATTGATTCGCAATTTCAGTCCATGAATCTAGGAAGTGTACCTACGCCACAACGTTTTCCTCAACCGCCAGCTCCTAATTCTCGACCAATCGTTTCTATGGAAAATTATACCTCTCAGTTCTCTGTGCCACCTGCACATGGTGATTTACCGCCTGCTTACAATCAGGTTCCGCTGGTTCCAACAAGAAACTATGACCAGCCCCATGGTTCAGGGAATTATCCAGGAAATGTCTCAAGCCAACATCCAGTTTCATCTTCTCCAATACCTGGAGCTTATGATCAAGTGCCAATGGTCCCTCCAAAGCAACCGCCTGCAGAAGGTAGAAGTCAGATATCCAGACAAGAACAAATGGAAAGAGAAGAACGTGAATTACAAAGAGATCCTACAGCATTTTATAAGAAATCTTCGGTCTTTGATGAAAGTTTGTATTCAAGATATAGTGGTAAATAAACTAGTTACtataaatattgatgaaaatgattttcTGTTGTTAATTTGGTAAAACAATTTACCGTCTTCAATGAATCCTCGTAGTGCATTTAAGTCAATAGTTGATAACTTAAACATAAAATGAATAATTTTAAGAAGTGGATAAAATTACCAATCTCCTTACATAATTATATGCATTGTCAAGATAGGTGTACTGACCACCACAAAACAAGGCTTTGAGATCTCTCAGTAACAATGCAAGtcatataaaaaatgagCCAGCATCATGCTGCTAATTCCTTATCAGTTCATAGTAAATGCggtattttgataataatacGTTACCTTGTTTTATAACTAACCGATCTTATTCTTGGAAGTCATAAATTGTGGTAACTCTGtatttgaattttataATACTGATGTGCTATCCAGGTCATTCACCAGAGCCCATGTTTTGTTCAAATCGCATACCACGAATATTTAGGCGGCTACCAGAATTTTAACGTTTTCAATCTCTCAATTCTATTATAG
This is a stretch of genomic DNA from Nakaseomyces glabratus chromosome M, complete sequence. It encodes these proteins:
- the BRO1 gene encoding Bro1p (CAGL0M06413g~Protein of unknown function); this encodes MKPSVIGLKCKDTDKVDWKRGLSSYLKRIYGSRQWKEFYDEQLCVEMDHVRNNANGELGAVTLVEQNYKYYAYLEQLYLRLGNNIGQFKLEFTWYDAEYGLVSSPTKHTQKTLVFEKSCTLYNLGVALTEVANEKINEDFKTAMVHMAKAMECFRYLSENFFNSPSADLQTENTKFLSDLSHAEAQEMFLINAINNGTSEKQASLISKLAYSGSNLYENCWEFLRTEEGGLTPYGEARWNSIVSGKHHFFRSLAAYYNALALEQNNKYGEAIAFLKLATQCLSSSLPYKYALNDNFDFDGFGETIKDKTKQLIKDNDYIFHDSIPQSVSLSSIKALDAIKAPKWEEQLKPFMEAIAHKCEKLYRGIVPMEVFEKESIYSEKKASMLRQCINDSETADMEYSSFIEFTHLPNLLSDLKRRYKSQNFSGTTDPQGDMMRDQIQSWIKSISQSKYKDPDEQLKLISSKKQEILTLLAGLPSEQKENVVKLKMALVEAAASDEKLFSLVQPYAAQLRLLKQPDELWKIFNMFSIDESNKQSLLDIDDSKNQEILAKISDIEQMAEDLRLLKEERGRTLKELKSQTNDDDITNTLLVNSKAESEELEVIFKKELDKFKPLTTRIEATIFKQESVVNEVKNELDNVFSLSGLENKTSEEEEKQKKRKEFFMQIEEAATKFLIFNNDLPKGLEFYDSLLKMSKDLAVSVKVQNNASGSDNNSNNGYVSGNVIPPSLPPQPRNVGSSIDSQFQSMNLGSVPTPQRFPQPPAPNSRPIVSMENYTSQFSVPPAHGDLPPAYNQVPLVPTRNYDQPHGSGNYPGNVSSQHPVSSSPIPGAYDQVPMVPPKQPPAEGRSQISRQEQMEREERELQRDPTAFYKKSSVFDESLYSRYSGK